In Candidatus Edwardsbacteria bacterium, one genomic interval encodes:
- a CDS encoding helicase-related protein — translation MLNDITFITNEDGKHLKDRFNTLIKDAKYFDCLVGYFYTSGFYAIYKALENTDKIRILIGISTDRRTYDLLHQDVQQTMSFSHAESKRSIEEPLEREFEESQDKKDVEQGIIKFIEWVHNKKLEIRAYPSQDIHAKLYIVSFKDGDRDQGRVITGSSNLTQAGLVDNLEFNVELKNSEDFRFAKGKFEELWKDSVDVSDKYIQTLETKTWLNPNITPNQLYLKFLYEYFKDELNQMDEVFAQYLPQEFMKLEYQEQAVLNAKKILEEYGGVFISDVVGLGKTYIATMLAGQLDGRTLVLAPPILLKKENPGSWRNAFSDFRTHADFESIGKLDSLTEGNVEKYKNIIIDEAHRFRTETNQTYEKLAEVCRGKRVILVTATPYNNSPRDILSQIKLFQNAKKSTIPGREDLESFFLGLDKKLKDLDRQSDYDEYIRVVKENARLIREKALKYLIVRRTRTEIEKYFKNDLDKQKIKFPDVKKPEPLYYILNKQEDEIFNETIELISGKFTYARYMPMLYLKEGVDQLEAQSQKNMGKFIKILLVKRLESSFYAFKKTVDRFIYSYKMFIEQYEKGRVFVSKKYTDKIFEYIEDDDDEAIQRLIEEERAVEFKSREFKDNFIKDLKNDLQVLKQIERSWKNIERDPKYLSFLHVLKSNKILKGKKLIIFTESKETAEYLAKNMAEYEPNSVLCYTGGSSELIRDKVIENFDAKARHRKDEYRILVSTEVLSEGVNLHRSNIVINYDIPWNPTRMMQRVGRVNRIDTKFDAIHTFNFFPTRQANQQIKLKEAAEAKIHAFLSLLGGDAALLTDGEPIGSHELFNRLCSKTALMGEDENGESELKYLKVIKDVRDNNQDLFNQIKQLPKKARSAKKGKTGNIGLVTYFRHGKLQKFFIAESNKAPSELDFMTAAGLMESSDKEDKQHLPGNIYELLDKNKEAFVYSTTEDAVQESIRRGRDSAYQVLQILRAVFKNTKQLTDDQELYIKKVQTALEHGGLPKQTAKETNKALKKLNNGIENPLKVLSVLQTTIPARLLEGHYAEQNYISSGKREVILSMFLEAK, via the coding sequence ATGCTAAATGATATTACATTTATAACCAACGAAGATGGTAAACATTTAAAAGACCGTTTTAATACTTTAATTAAGGATGCAAAGTATTTTGACTGCCTGGTTGGTTATTTTTACACCAGCGGTTTTTATGCCATTTATAAAGCGCTTGAGAATACCGATAAAATACGGATACTTATCGGCATAAGCACCGATAGGCGGACATACGATTTGCTTCACCAGGATGTTCAGCAGACCATGAGCTTTTCACATGCCGAGTCTAAAAGGTCGATAGAGGAACCATTGGAACGGGAATTTGAAGAATCACAGGATAAAAAGGATGTGGAGCAAGGCATCATCAAGTTCATAGAATGGGTACACAACAAAAAACTGGAGATACGGGCTTATCCATCGCAGGACATTCACGCCAAGCTTTACATCGTCAGTTTTAAAGATGGGGACAGAGACCAGGGACGGGTTATAACCGGTTCCAGTAACTTGACCCAGGCTGGTCTGGTCGACAACCTGGAGTTTAATGTTGAACTAAAAAACAGTGAAGATTTCAGATTTGCTAAGGGAAAGTTTGAGGAGTTGTGGAAGGATTCGGTTGATGTCAGCGATAAATACATTCAAACCTTGGAAACTAAAACCTGGCTTAATCCCAATATCACGCCCAATCAGCTCTACTTGAAGTTTTTATATGAATATTTCAAGGATGAACTGAACCAGATGGATGAGGTCTTTGCCCAGTATCTGCCCCAGGAATTCATGAAGCTGGAATACCAGGAACAGGCGGTATTGAACGCCAAGAAGATACTTGAGGAATACGGCGGGGTGTTCATATCGGATGTGGTTGGGTTGGGGAAGACCTATATTGCCACAATGCTGGCCGGTCAACTGGACGGCAGAACGCTGGTTTTGGCCCCTCCCATTCTGTTGAAAAAGGAGAACCCAGGTTCATGGAGGAATGCGTTCTCTGATTTTAGAACCCATGCAGATTTCGAATCCATCGGCAAGTTAGACAGCCTTACCGAAGGAAATGTCGAAAAATATAAGAACATAATAATTGATGAAGCGCACCGTTTTAGAACCGAAACAAATCAAACTTATGAAAAATTAGCCGAGGTCTGCCGGGGCAAACGGGTTATATTGGTGACGGCTACACCATACAACAATTCGCCCAGGGACATCCTGAGCCAGATCAAGTTGTTTCAGAATGCCAAGAAAAGCACCATACCCGGCCGGGAAGACCTGGAATCGTTTTTCCTTGGTCTGGATAAAAAACTCAAGGATCTTGACCGCCAGAGTGATTATGATGAGTATATTAGAGTGGTGAAGGAAAATGCCCGGTTGATAAGGGAAAAAGCCCTCAAATACCTGATCGTTCGCAGAACCAGAACAGAGATCGAAAAATACTTCAAGAATGATCTTGATAAACAAAAAATAAAATTCCCGGATGTCAAGAAACCCGAACCGCTGTACTACATATTGAATAAGCAAGAGGATGAGATATTCAATGAAACCATTGAATTGATATCGGGAAAGTTTACCTATGCCCGTTATATGCCTATGCTCTACCTAAAGGAAGGCGTTGACCAACTGGAAGCGCAGTCCCAGAAAAACATGGGTAAATTCATAAAGATCCTTTTGGTGAAAAGGCTGGAAAGCAGCTTTTACGCCTTTAAAAAGACGGTGGATAGATTCATCTATTCTTATAAAATGTTCATTGAACAATACGAAAAAGGCCGGGTATTTGTAAGTAAAAAGTATACCGATAAAATATTTGAGTACATTGAAGACGACGATGATGAAGCCATACAGAGGCTTATAGAAGAGGAGCGGGCGGTAGAATTTAAAAGCCGCGAATTTAAGGATAATTTCATCAAGGACCTTAAAAACGATCTGCAGGTATTGAAGCAGATCGAGCGGTCATGGAAGAACATTGAGCGTGATCCGAAATATCTGTCTTTTCTTCACGTGTTGAAAAGTAATAAGATCCTAAAAGGTAAAAAACTGATAATCTTCACCGAATCCAAGGAAACTGCGGAATACCTGGCTAAAAACATGGCGGAATACGAACCTAATTCCGTGCTTTGCTACACCGGGGGATCAAGCGAGCTGATCCGGGACAAGGTGATAGAAAATTTTGACGCCAAAGCCAGGCATAGAAAAGATGAATACAGGATATTGGTTTCCACCGAAGTCCTTTCCGAGGGCGTTAACCTGCACCGTTCCAATATCGTTATAAATTACGACATACCCTGGAATCCCACCAGGATGATGCAGCGGGTTGGCCGGGTAAACCGCATTGATACAAAATTTGATGCCATCCACACCTTTAATTTCTTTCCCACCAGGCAGGCCAACCAGCAAATTAAATTGAAGGAGGCTGCCGAGGCTAAAATCCACGCCTTTTTAAGCCTATTGGGGGGCGATGCCGCCCTTTTGACTGACGGCGAGCCGATAGGTTCCCATGAGCTGTTCAACCGTCTTTGTTCAAAGACCGCCCTTATGGGTGAGGATGAGAACGGGGAAAGCGAATTGAAATACCTTAAGGTCATAAAAGATGTGCGGGATAACAACCAAGACCTGTTTAACCAGATCAAGCAGCTGCCCAAAAAGGCCCGCAGCGCCAAAAAGGGGAAGACCGGCAATATAGGGCTTGTTACATATTTCCGCCATGGTAAATTGCAGAAGTTTTTCATTGCCGAAAGTAATAAAGCCCCAAGTGAGCTTGATTTTATGACAGCGGCCGGACTGATGGAAAGCAGCGACAAAGAGGATAAGCAGCATCTGCCAGGCAATATATACGAACTGCTGGACAAGAACAAGGAAGCCTTTGTTTATTCAACCACCGAAGATGCCGTGCAGGAAAGCATCCGCCGCGGCCGCGACAGCGCCTATCAGGTATTGCAGATATTAAGGGCGGTGTTCAAGAATACCAAACAGCTTACGGATGACCAGGAGCTGTACATTAAAAAGGTCCAAACCGCTTTGGAGCATGGCGGGTTGCCCAAACAGACGGCCAAGGAAACTAACAAAGCCCTTAAAAAGCTTAATAACGGGATAGAAAACCCGCTTAAAGTGTTGTCCGTTTTACAGACAACTATACCGGCCAGGCTGTTGGAAGGCCACTATGCGGAACAAAATTACATTTCCTCGGGCAAACGCGAGGTTATTCTTTCCATGTTCCTGGAAGCTAAATAA